A window of the Candidatus Zixiibacteriota bacterium genome harbors these coding sequences:
- the ybgF gene encoding tol-pal system protein YbgF produces MSLAENYLKAGIVLLGVCLLSSGCVSRREIVRFQEQLDYLEESNHRLEKDVASLDSLLKAQLDENQRLRADLSSTLGSIDDRLSMLEGRVEESGHRFTELEKQMESREVSTQDTSGLPDSLKMKVSLDPQKLYDQAYFDFAKGSYDLAIQGFADYLRYFPKGRSADQAHYWIAESYYAKKDYERCMDEFQKLLQNFPSSNKLPSALYKIGLCYEELKNQIRANRYFKEVVSRYPDSPEAKLAKEKMGISGAKKR; encoded by the coding sequence CATCCGGCTGTGTCTCGCGAAGGGAGATAGTCAGGTTTCAGGAACAGCTCGACTATCTGGAGGAGAGTAATCATCGTCTGGAAAAAGATGTGGCTTCTCTGGATAGTCTATTAAAAGCCCAGTTGGATGAAAACCAGAGACTCAGAGCTGACCTCTCCTCTACCTTAGGTTCAATTGATGACCGGCTCTCGATGCTGGAAGGCAGGGTGGAAGAATCAGGGCACCGCTTTACCGAGCTGGAAAAGCAGATGGAGAGCAGAGAGGTTTCGACGCAGGACACTTCAGGGTTGCCGGATTCGCTGAAGATGAAAGTCAGCCTGGATCCGCAAAAGCTGTATGACCAAGCTTATTTTGATTTCGCCAAAGGCAGCTACGATTTAGCCATTCAGGGGTTCGCAGATTACCTGCGCTATTTTCCCAAGGGCAGATCAGCAGACCAGGCGCATTACTGGATTGCGGAGTCGTATTACGCTAAGAAAGATTATGAGCGCTGCATGGATGAATTCCAGAAGCTTTTGCAGAATTTCCCCAGCTCAAACAAGCTTCCTTCAGCTCTTTACAAGATCGGACTGTGCTACGAGGAGCTGAAAAACCAGATCCGGGCAAACCGTTATTTTAAAGAGGTGGTAAGCAGATACCCGGATTCGCCTGAGGCTAAATTAGCTAAGGAGAAAATGGGTATTAGCGGAGCTAAGAAAAGATAG